In the Chitinivibrionales bacterium genome, one interval contains:
- a CDS encoding aminotransferase class I/II-fold pyridoxal phosphate-dependent enzyme, with amino-acid sequence MRMNPLYKRIESSLKGRRENELFRMTASPGQRALIDLSTNSYLNLHENSTVSKEASLLCSNRYSGNIASRLITTRSVLYEELEKEIADWKQTESALVFNSGYAANVGILQALCTRDTEVFCDRLNHASLIDGILLSRAKLNRYHHCNMDDLTRRLKESDSAEKLIVTDTVFSMDGDRAPLEQICELARKYSAIVMVDEAHATGVFGKTLSGLVEETGVHEGVDIRMGTLSKAVAGLGGFFAGTRVLRDYFVNHARSLIYSTALPHSILAHNLAAIRY; translated from the coding sequence ATGAGAATGAATCCTCTTTATAAACGTATCGAATCATCATTGAAAGGACGTCGGGAAAATGAACTTTTCCGGATGACTGCATCACCCGGTCAGAGGGCATTAATCGATTTATCAACCAACAGCTATCTTAACCTGCACGAGAATTCAACAGTTTCAAAAGAAGCATCACTGCTCTGCAGCAATCGCTATAGCGGTAATATCGCATCCCGTCTTATAACGACCCGTTCTGTGTTATATGAAGAACTCGAAAAAGAGATCGCCGACTGGAAACAGACGGAATCAGCACTCGTCTTTAATTCCGGCTATGCCGCCAATGTGGGGATTCTCCAGGCCCTTTGCACTCGCGACACGGAAGTTTTCTGCGACCGCCTTAATCACGCATCACTGATCGACGGCATTCTTCTTTCCCGGGCAAAACTTAACCGCTACCATCATTGCAACATGGATGACCTTACCAGAAGACTTAAAGAATCCGACAGTGCTGAAAAGCTCATTGTTACCGATACCGTATTCAGTATGGATGGCGACCGGGCGCCGCTCGAACAAATATGCGAGCTTGCTCGGAAATATTCGGCGATAGTCATGGTGGACGAAGCCCATGCCACCGGCGTGTTTGGAAAAACCCTCAGCGGGCTTGTTGAAGAAACCGGTGTACATGAAGGTGTCGATATTCGTATGGGTACGCTCAGTAAAGCAGTCGCCGGTCTGGGAGGTTTTTTTGCCGGCACCCGGGTTCTACGAGACTATTTTGTAAATCATGCGCGGAGCCTGATTTATTCAACGGCACTTCCCCACTCAATTCTGGCTCACAACCTTGCCGCCATACGATAT
- the bioA gene encoding adenosylmethionine--8-amino-7-oxononanoate transaminase encodes MNSKNDPFPELWFPFTCYQDTIDYPPVVMDHGRGIYLYDEKGKGYVDAISSWWVNILGHNHPDISKAVKEQVDKLEHVLMAGFISRPAAELSHKLSSLLPGGKTRIFYSDDGSTAVEAALKIALQYWALKGERKTGFIALSGAYHGDTLGAMSVGNIPQYHSLFHQRYKRADFALSPYCYRCPLGKEKETCKAECMDSLEDILKEKADTTAACIFEPMVQAAAGMRIYPVKVLKKIFALCKKYSVLTIADEVAVGFGRTGKLFACEHVKEVPDIMCLAKGLTGGYLPLSATVVKESVFDEFCGDAFSGKIFHHGHSFTGNPLAAAAACAALTVIREEDIPRSLGKKIEHFSDQLMNFDTFEIVGDIRSLGMIGALELVKNRDTKEALDPEKRIPFRIAKKALEFGLLIRPLGNVIYFMPAYCINEDEIDNMFYCAQRAIKTVLNENESSL; translated from the coding sequence ATGAACTCAAAAAATGATCCATTTCCCGAACTCTGGTTTCCCTTTACCTGCTATCAGGATACAATCGATTATCCCCCCGTGGTTATGGATCATGGACGAGGAATTTATCTTTATGATGAAAAGGGGAAGGGATATGTCGACGCTATCTCATCATGGTGGGTAAATATACTTGGCCATAATCATCCGGATATTTCAAAGGCGGTCAAGGAACAGGTCGATAAGCTGGAGCATGTTTTGATGGCCGGGTTTATCTCCCGTCCTGCTGCTGAGTTGTCACACAAGCTTTCATCGCTGCTTCCCGGAGGCAAAACGCGGATATTTTATTCCGATGACGGTTCTACTGCTGTTGAAGCGGCACTTAAAATAGCGCTTCAATACTGGGCACTCAAAGGAGAACGGAAAACCGGATTTATTGCCCTCTCCGGAGCATATCACGGCGATACCCTGGGTGCCATGTCTGTTGGAAATATTCCCCAGTACCATTCACTGTTTCACCAGCGCTATAAACGCGCTGACTTTGCACTCTCGCCTTATTGTTACCGCTGTCCCTTAGGAAAAGAAAAGGAAACATGCAAAGCAGAATGCATGGATTCTTTAGAAGACATTCTCAAGGAGAAAGCCGATACCACTGCGGCGTGCATTTTCGAACCCATGGTCCAGGCCGCCGCGGGCATGCGAATCTATCCCGTAAAGGTTTTGAAAAAGATCTTCGCTCTGTGTAAAAAATATTCGGTTCTTACGATTGCCGATGAAGTTGCGGTTGGTTTTGGAAGAACCGGCAAGCTGTTTGCCTGTGAGCATGTAAAGGAAGTACCTGATATTATGTGCCTCGCAAAAGGGCTGACCGGAGGTTACCTTCCCCTTTCGGCTACCGTTGTAAAGGAAAGTGTTTTTGATGAATTCTGTGGCGATGCCTTTTCCGGAAAAATATTTCATCATGGCCACTCCTTTACGGGTAACCCGCTTGCTGCTGCAGCCGCATGTGCTGCGCTGACAGTTATTCGGGAAGAAGATATTCCCCGGAGTCTCGGAAAAAAAATCGAGCATTTTTCCGACCAATTGATGAATTTTGATACATTTGAAATTGTGGGTGATATCAGGTCTCTGGGTATGATCGGCGCCCTGGAACTTGTAAAAAACCGTGACACAAAAGAAGCTCTTGATCCTGAAAAACGAATTCCTTTTCGTATCGCTAAAAAAGCTCTTGAATTCGGCCTATTGATTCGCCCCCTGGGAAATGTAATCTATTTTATGCCGGCATACTGCATTAATGAAGATGAAATCGATAATATGTTCTATTGCGCTCAGAGAGCGATAAAAACAGTATTAAATGAGAATGAATCCTCTTTATAA
- the bioD gene encoding dethiobiotin synthase has product MEGFYGERLFLFLLIRSDIQVSISQGLFITGTDTEIGKTYVAGLFARACAGIMPVTYLKPVQTGCTVDENGKLWAPDFEYLKGFLTIRHVDYAAHVPYRFRPACSPHCAAKMAGEEISIQKIQKSYANLARDTTFVLVEGAGGILVPVNDYQTMLDIMKHLALPVVLVTSPKLGTLNHTLMSLEMLKQNGLSLAALVFNNAHNREKDFIYKNNLETLQKSIAPAPFLEIDYTTDVPQQLKDLCNELKK; this is encoded by the coding sequence ATTGAAGGTTTTTATGGGGAAAGACTATTTTTATTTCTTTTAATAAGGAGCGATATTCAAGTGAGCATTTCCCAGGGTCTTTTTATAACAGGAACCGATACGGAAATCGGCAAGACCTATGTTGCAGGTCTGTTTGCAAGGGCATGTGCCGGGATTATGCCGGTCACCTACCTCAAACCGGTGCAAACCGGATGTACAGTCGATGAAAATGGAAAGCTATGGGCACCCGATTTTGAGTATCTGAAAGGTTTTCTTACGATTCGCCATGTCGATTATGCAGCTCATGTCCCCTATCGTTTCCGGCCTGCATGTTCGCCCCATTGTGCCGCAAAAATGGCAGGAGAGGAGATTTCGATACAAAAAATTCAAAAAAGTTATGCAAACCTCGCCCGTGATACTACCTTTGTGCTGGTTGAAGGTGCAGGTGGGATACTGGTCCCGGTGAATGATTACCAGACAATGCTCGATATCATGAAACATCTTGCATTGCCGGTTGTGCTTGTCACATCACCCAAACTCGGCACGCTCAACCATACGCTCATGAGCCTTGAGATGTTAAAACAAAATGGTCTTTCACTGGCAGCACTCGTCTTCAACAATGCTCACAACCGTGAAAAAGATTTCATTTATAAAAACAATCTGGAAACGCTTCAGAAAAGCATCGCACCGGCGCCATTTCTGGAGATAGATTACACTACCGATGTTCCTCAACAGCTCAAGGATCTATGCAATGAACTCAAAAAATGA
- a CDS encoding sigma-70 family RNA polymerase sigma factor, protein MGNVSGASPRSFSCGYVLNETEFKKIYHDLSGKLYNYLLWMTRNKDASDDILQTVFVKVWKNTTVPEKFNEIEPWLFRVARNACMDYFRARRRVTKLRMRYAGEHTPSVYNTAEKKSTWELLGMLSKEERSIIYLHLKMGYNYKEIADILRIKENAVRVKAFRALKRLRKRYIKELL, encoded by the coding sequence ATCGGTAACGTATCCGGGGCAAGTCCCCGGAGTTTTTCCTGTGGATATGTTTTGAACGAGACTGAATTTAAAAAAATTTATCATGACCTTTCGGGGAAGCTGTATAATTACCTTCTCTGGATGACCCGTAACAAGGACGCCAGTGATGATATACTTCAGACTGTCTTTGTAAAGGTGTGGAAAAATACGACCGTTCCGGAAAAATTTAATGAGATTGAACCATGGCTTTTCAGGGTTGCCCGGAATGCCTGTATGGATTATTTCAGGGCGCGGAGGCGGGTAACAAAGTTACGTATGCGTTATGCCGGCGAACATACACCTTCAGTTTACAATACCGCAGAGAAAAAATCTACCTGGGAACTCCTGGGGATGCTCTCCAAAGAAGAAAGAAGTATTATTTACTTGCACCTGAAAATGGGATATAATTATAAAGAAATTGCAGATATATTGCGAATAAAAGAAAATGCAGTAAGAGTAAAAGCATTCAGGGCATTGAAGCGGCTGAGGAAAAGATACATAAAGGAATTGTTATGA
- a CDS encoding citrate synthase, producing the protein MNDQTSIVLKNGDNEYTFPLLSATAGYHGIDISKIRALSGYYNFDNGFSNTAACQSAITFIDGENGILRYRGYSIEDLAEQCLFTEVAYLLVHGKLPTAREQHEFSIYLNLHSMIHEDMQLFFTGLPPSSHPMSILSAMVNSLSSFYPHIMEGDPNFDETAARLISKVRTIAAFSYKKSRGEPYVYPQEDLPYCANFLNMMFDSPIKRCHVDPLIVSALNKLLILHADHEQNCSTLVVRSVASARGNLYAAISAGINALWGSLHGGANQAVIEMLEKIHQDNNNLQKYIDMAKDKNDPFRLMGFGHAVYKTYDPRARIAKQICDELFKKTGHTDPLLDIALTLEERALTDDYFVSRSLYPNVDFYTGIIYRAIGIPTTMLTVMFAIGRLPGWIAHWQETYENKCGKIFRPRQIYIGPEKMEFIATNDRM; encoded by the coding sequence ATGAATGATCAGACATCAATAGTACTTAAAAACGGGGATAACGAGTATACTTTTCCACTCTTGTCGGCAACGGCAGGATATCACGGCATCGACATTTCCAAGATTCGAGCCCTGTCGGGCTATTATAATTTCGATAACGGCTTTTCCAATACTGCAGCGTGTCAGAGTGCGATTACCTTTATTGACGGTGAAAATGGTATCCTCCGGTACCGGGGCTATTCCATAGAAGATCTTGCCGAACAGTGCCTCTTTACCGAAGTCGCTTACCTGCTTGTTCATGGTAAACTTCCCACTGCCCGTGAACAGCACGAATTCAGCATCTATCTCAATTTGCATTCTATGATTCATGAAGACATGCAGCTTTTTTTTACCGGACTTCCCCCCAGCTCTCACCCCATGTCGATACTTTCGGCAATGGTAAACTCCCTTTCGAGTTTTTATCCTCATATTATGGAAGGCGACCCCAATTTTGATGAAACTGCGGCCCGTCTAATATCCAAAGTACGCACTATTGCGGCGTTTTCATATAAAAAATCGAGGGGAGAACCTTATGTCTACCCCCAGGAAGACCTTCCCTATTGTGCAAATTTTCTGAACATGATGTTTGATTCGCCTATCAAACGATGTCATGTGGACCCGCTTATTGTCAGTGCACTCAACAAACTTCTAATCCTTCATGCGGATCACGAACAGAACTGCTCAACCCTTGTGGTTCGAAGCGTTGCCAGCGCGCGGGGAAATTTGTACGCAGCGATATCTGCGGGAATTAATGCCCTCTGGGGCTCTCTTCATGGCGGAGCCAACCAGGCAGTTATCGAAATGCTGGAAAAAATCCATCAGGATAATAATAACCTTCAAAAATATATCGATATGGCAAAGGACAAAAACGATCCATTCCGGCTGATGGGTTTCGGGCATGCGGTTTATAAAACCTATGATCCCCGCGCCAGAATCGCCAAACAAATCTGTGATGAACTCTTCAAAAAGACCGGTCATACCGATCCGCTGCTGGATATCGCCCTGACATTGGAAGAACGGGCGCTTACCGACGACTATTTTGTATCACGAAGCCTCTATCCCAATGTCGATTTTTATACTGGAATTATCTACCGGGCAATCGGTATCCCTACCACCATGTTGACCGTTATGTTTGCCATCGGCCGTCTTCCCGGATGGATCGCCCACTGGCAGGAAACATATGAAAATAAATGCGGAAAAATATTTCGCCCACGGCAGATCTATATCGGTCCTGAAAAAATGGAGTTTATCGCTACAAATGACAGGATGTAG
- the hrpA gene encoding ATP-dependent RNA helicase HrpA, which yields MPQNNSTTIRRKALSHKPEQPFVNNSVRLPIYEKRDEILDALAKNRVIIVAGETGSGKTTQLPLMCREAGRGRSGKIGITQPRRIAALSIARHVASCLNTPVGETVGYKVRFHEQVSKNTAIQFMTDGMLLAEIAESPDLKQYDTLIIDEAHERSCNIDFILGYLRMLLQRRDDLQVIISSATMDTQLFSRAFNHAPIITVSGRLYPVSITYKPAIEMWDGEGMRTYADVVVSAIREIIDRKEDGDILAFLPTARDILETISGLKGPAADDNAAVLPLYSRLSLARQKKIFQPLGKRKIVVATNIAETSLTVPGIRFVVDTGLARKLRYEPHAGASRMPVERVSKASADQRTGRCGRVRDGECIRLYSFHDYDTRPKYTTPEIRRANLASVILTMSSLHLGDAENFPFLQRPSRKALSDGYYQLRELGAITRERTITSLGRKMAAFPLDPPIARMLLYAQHHSALREMCIIAAALSVVDPRTEDGDGSDGRTSTERSFIHPESDFMTLIALWNSHKKAVKGKPAQKKLMEFCKRKGLSYTRIREWIDVHDQIVRILHSMRGFKMNSAPASYVDIHKSLLCGLMANVAVRQENKLYQGTKEHDIMIFPGSTLFGKEPKWVLFHELVETRRLYGRTAAVIRPQWIEELFAKRCTYSYKDPFFDHRSGIIRAREQVTWKGLTIVHNRMVNYSVKKPEHASKIFIQQALVEEKAGNKYRFIRNNHDVKEKILRAQEKLRTKAYYAGDALLADFYEERLKGVAGLRDLNKAIAKEGSDKFLCIDESELLAEELPARLDQYPDEIVIGTVPVEVSYAFSPDLENDGATITIPLHLYNAVPIYYWDWLLPVYWKERIALFAKIVRKNLPPGVFSRDIENELLHSLRPSPLPFITALRSCAKDKFGCDIPVERINYSSFPDHCWVRVRVVDTKGVIRDTFRLPKTTPCLPYPGLMKRPPFWAPHCSTWERTDIVEWDFDTTPETVALSSKDQAVPLPGYMALCREDDSAGLRVFFSRESADTSHAEGVRFLLEKALEEELAWACGSFSVPFDLIRMCSDFTDKKELRKTINRLAAELALELPETLPRVRCEFETLVRNASVRIPTAHREIYTWFLSIAREYGECKETLDRLERKHNDNARSTIADELYNELDNYLSRLFVANPDIRFIAEIKRYLKALKYRIETGFLKPRKYKESMHIVRAFRKELRGFEDLPQSNFFFLKKELRTLGFMIEEIAVALFTPQNMKTKFKISGNRIEKKISHIEEMVLKSTVGPGGKWGE from the coding sequence ATGCCGCAGAATAACTCAACTACTATCAGGCGCAAAGCGCTTTCACATAAGCCGGAACAGCCCTTCGTAAATAATTCCGTCCGGCTTCCCATATATGAAAAGCGGGATGAAATACTCGATGCTCTCGCAAAGAATCGGGTTATTATTGTCGCCGGTGAGACCGGTTCAGGCAAAACAACCCAGCTTCCCCTCATGTGCAGAGAAGCCGGACGGGGTCGGAGCGGGAAAATCGGTATCACTCAGCCCCGTCGTATCGCTGCCCTCTCTATCGCTCGTCATGTAGCATCATGCCTGAATACCCCGGTAGGAGAAACGGTCGGTTATAAAGTACGCTTTCATGAGCAGGTAAGTAAGAACACTGCTATACAATTCATGACCGATGGTATGCTTCTGGCCGAAATTGCCGAAAGTCCCGATTTAAAGCAGTATGATACTCTCATCATTGATGAAGCTCATGAGCGGAGCTGCAACATCGATTTTATTCTTGGATATCTCCGGATGTTGCTTCAACGGCGAGATGATCTGCAGGTGATAATATCATCGGCGACAATGGATACACAACTCTTTTCCCGTGCCTTCAACCATGCGCCGATAATAACCGTTTCGGGAAGACTTTATCCGGTGTCGATTACCTATAAACCGGCAATTGAAATGTGGGATGGCGAAGGGATGCGGACGTATGCCGATGTGGTTGTTTCGGCAATACGCGAGATAATCGACAGAAAAGAGGACGGTGATATACTTGCCTTTCTTCCCACGGCGCGGGACATCCTCGAGACGATTTCGGGATTGAAAGGTCCTGCGGCGGACGATAATGCTGCTGTGTTGCCCCTGTACAGTCGGTTGAGTCTTGCGCGGCAGAAGAAAATATTCCAGCCTCTGGGAAAGAGGAAAATAGTCGTGGCGACCAATATTGCGGAGACATCACTGACCGTTCCCGGAATCCGTTTCGTTGTCGATACCGGACTCGCCCGGAAACTCCGTTATGAACCCCACGCAGGTGCAAGCCGGATGCCGGTAGAACGGGTATCAAAAGCCTCTGCCGATCAGCGTACCGGACGATGTGGGAGGGTACGGGATGGTGAGTGTATCAGGCTCTATTCTTTTCATGATTATGATACCCGTCCAAAATACACCACACCGGAGATACGCCGTGCCAATCTCGCTTCGGTTATTCTCACCATGAGTTCTCTTCATTTAGGAGATGCTGAGAATTTCCCTTTCCTGCAGCGGCCATCCCGAAAAGCCCTCTCCGACGGATACTACCAGTTGCGGGAATTGGGGGCAATAACCCGGGAGCGAACAATCACTTCACTGGGAAGAAAAATGGCGGCATTCCCCCTTGATCCGCCAATCGCTCGAATGCTCCTTTATGCACAACACCATAGTGCACTGAGGGAAATGTGCATTATTGCGGCAGCGCTATCGGTGGTAGATCCACGAACTGAGGATGGTGATGGTTCTGATGGCCGAACATCGACCGAGCGGAGCTTCATTCACCCTGAATCGGATTTTATGACGCTTATTGCGCTCTGGAACAGTCATAAGAAAGCAGTAAAAGGAAAACCGGCGCAAAAGAAATTAATGGAGTTCTGCAAAAGAAAGGGACTTTCATATACCCGAATACGCGAATGGATTGATGTACACGATCAGATAGTTCGCATTCTCCATTCCATGCGGGGTTTCAAGATGAATTCGGCACCGGCTTCCTATGTAGATATTCATAAAAGTTTACTCTGCGGGCTTATGGCTAATGTTGCGGTCCGTCAGGAAAATAAACTGTATCAGGGTACAAAAGAGCATGATATCATGATATTCCCCGGTTCGACGCTCTTTGGAAAAGAACCGAAGTGGGTGTTGTTTCATGAACTGGTCGAAACCCGGCGTTTGTACGGACGAACTGCAGCGGTAATCAGGCCGCAATGGATTGAAGAGCTTTTTGCAAAACGGTGCACCTATTCCTATAAGGATCCGTTTTTCGATCATCGCAGCGGGATCATTCGGGCCAGGGAACAGGTGACCTGGAAAGGGTTGACTATTGTCCACAACCGCATGGTCAATTACAGCGTAAAAAAACCTGAACACGCATCGAAAATTTTTATTCAGCAGGCCCTGGTGGAAGAAAAGGCCGGGAACAAATACCGTTTTATCAGAAACAATCATGATGTGAAAGAGAAAATTCTCAGGGCTCAGGAAAAATTACGGACAAAAGCCTATTATGCCGGTGATGCGCTTCTTGCCGATTTTTACGAAGAACGGCTCAAAGGCGTGGCAGGACTTCGCGATTTAAATAAAGCAATCGCCAAAGAGGGGAGCGATAAATTTCTATGCATCGATGAGTCTGAGCTTCTTGCTGAAGAGCTTCCTGCACGCCTCGATCAATATCCCGATGAGATTGTTATCGGGACCGTGCCGGTAGAGGTATCCTATGCCTTTTCTCCCGACCTCGAAAATGATGGGGCGACCATTACGATTCCTTTGCATTTGTATAACGCCGTACCGATTTATTATTGGGACTGGCTTCTTCCGGTTTACTGGAAAGAGCGTATTGCCCTGTTTGCAAAGATCGTACGAAAGAATCTTCCACCGGGCGTTTTTTCGAGAGATATCGAGAATGAATTGCTGCACTCGTTACGCCCCAGTCCCTTACCCTTTATAACTGCATTGCGCTCTTGTGCAAAAGATAAATTCGGGTGTGACATCCCTGTCGAACGGATAAATTATTCATCCTTTCCGGATCATTGCTGGGTCAGGGTCAGAGTCGTGGATACCAAAGGCGTTATACGTGATACGTTCAGACTTCCGAAGACCACACCCTGTCTTCCCTATCCCGGTTTGATGAAACGTCCGCCTTTCTGGGCGCCACACTGCTCCACGTGGGAGCGGACAGATATCGTAGAATGGGATTTTGATACGACTCCCGAGACAGTCGCTCTGTCAAGCAAGGACCAAGCCGTCCCGCTTCCGGGATACATGGCGTTATGCCGGGAAGACGATTCTGCCGGATTACGGGTCTTCTTTTCGCGGGAAAGCGCCGATACGTCCCATGCTGAGGGAGTTCGTTTTCTTCTCGAGAAGGCGCTGGAAGAAGAACTTGCCTGGGCCTGCGGATCATTTTCTGTCCCTTTCGATCTGATCAGAATGTGTAGTGATTTTACCGATAAGAAGGAATTGAGAAAGACAATCAATCGCCTGGCTGCTGAACTGGCTCTGGAACTTCCCGAAACACTGCCCCGTGTAAGGTGTGAATTTGAAACGCTTGTCCGTAATGCATCGGTAAGAATTCCAACCGCCCATCGGGAAATCTACACCTGGTTTCTTTCCATTGCCCGGGAGTATGGGGAGTGTAAAGAAACTCTCGACCGGCTCGAAAGAAAACACAACGATAACGCCAGGTCCACCATTGCCGACGAACTGTATAATGAACTCGACAATTACCTGTCCCGGCTTTTTGTCGCTAATCCCGATATCCGTTTCATTGCAGAAATCAAACGGTATCTTAAAGCACTGAAATATCGGATCGAAACAGGGTTTCTGAAACCCCGTAAATATAAAGAGTCAATGCACATAGTTCGGGCGTTCAGAAAGGAGTTGCGGGGCTTCGAGGATTTGCCCCAGTCGAATTTTTTCTTTCTGAAGAAAGAATTGCGTACGCTCGGCTTTATGATCGAAGAAATCGCTGTTGCACTCTTTACTCCTCAGAATATGAAAACAAAATTTAAAATCTCCGGGAACCGGATCGAAAAAAAGATCTCCCACATTGAAGAAATGGTCCTGAAAAGCACGGTGGGACCGGGTGGGAAATGGGGGGAATAG
- a CDS encoding glycosyltransferase has translation MGGIGMNLIFFKSHTFLAREIENALGRRKDVQPVILSVPERIGKDAVDTVYEQIKSYLPAIVLSVNNAGYDFDGRLSDRLAADGAYQVNWDVDDPFYKTHYHGVRQPNMHNRLDFVTEASFVPRMNATGYHAHFLPLGVDPSLFNSQGAVDYTQDIAFVGNSSLEFLDTLVGGDIGREMEKAAPLIGRLKQVYYKNPRLDLRKYLLDNKKQWQDITNLEQEKFLFVILWIVGYFYRRDFIIAISNHYKNRFTCYGDAYWSRFLTQSPVSTDACYYDNLCRYYRSTKINLNINRIQIRTSFTNRMFDCKASGAFLLTEKRELNERFFTTDGPEQEIVEFNSLEQCKELIDYYLEHDDEREKIAAAGQEKVLRLHTYDCRIDLMLQISRETWGV, from the coding sequence ATGGGGGGAATAGGCATGAATCTGATATTTTTCAAGTCCCATACGTTTCTTGCCCGCGAAATTGAAAACGCTCTTGGCCGGCGGAAAGATGTTCAACCGGTTATACTCTCTGTACCGGAACGCATCGGGAAAGATGCTGTTGACACTGTCTATGAGCAGATCAAAAGCTACCTTCCTGCCATTGTGCTCTCTGTCAACAACGCCGGATATGATTTTGATGGCAGGTTGAGTGACCGGCTTGCCGCAGATGGCGCTTATCAGGTCAATTGGGATGTCGATGATCCTTTTTATAAAACGCACTACCATGGAGTCCGGCAGCCGAATATGCATAACCGGCTCGATTTCGTCACCGAAGCATCTTTCGTTCCCAGAATGAATGCCACCGGCTACCATGCCCATTTCCTTCCGCTGGGAGTTGACCCTTCTCTCTTTAATTCTCAGGGGGCCGTCGATTACACGCAGGATATCGCCTTTGTAGGGAATTCGAGTCTGGAGTTCCTCGATACACTTGTGGGCGGCGATATCGGGAGAGAAATGGAAAAGGCGGCGCCTCTGATTGGCCGCCTGAAACAGGTATATTATAAAAACCCCCGTCTCGATTTGCGAAAGTACCTCCTTGATAATAAAAAACAGTGGCAGGACATCACAAACCTTGAACAGGAAAAATTTCTTTTTGTCATTTTGTGGATCGTTGGATATTTTTACCGCCGGGATTTTATCATCGCCATATCAAACCACTACAAAAATCGCTTTACCTGCTATGGTGATGCATACTGGAGCAGGTTTCTTACTCAGTCACCCGTTTCAACTGATGCCTGTTATTACGATAACCTGTGCAGATATTACCGCTCCACAAAAATAAACCTGAACATTAACCGGATCCAGATAAGAACCTCATTTACAAACAGGATGTTCGACTGTAAGGCAAGCGGGGCCTTTTTGCTGACCGAAAAACGCGAACTGAATGAACGCTTCTTTACCACCGACGGTCCCGAGCAGGAAATTGTGGAATTCAACTCGCTGGAACAGTGCAAAGAACTGATCGATTATTATCTTGAACACGATGATGAACGGGAAAAAATTGCTGCAGCAGGACAGGAAAAAGTGTTGAGATTGCATACCTATGACTGCAGGATTGATCTGATGCTTCAGATTAGCAGAGAGACCTGGGGTGTATAG
- the rlmN gene encoding 23S rRNA (adenine(2503)-C(2))-methyltransferase RlmN produces MKNQRPSFTNLTLSEVQEAFASMGEPAFRWKQVVKWVYQKRIACFDDMTNVAKKSRRLLDQRFSLSKLPVSNRVVSRYKDAVKFGFTLSDGAVIESVLLYDKNRRTICVSSQLGCGLGCTFCETGTMGFIRNLSQGEILGQIIGTNDYLDSQGDKSITNIVFMGMGEALSNYANFRSAVEIIMNENGFGLGGRKITVSTAGVVPSIEKLLKEGLNLGLAISLNSYNNEKRSRIMPVNTTYPLESVIKAAQKYFDRTGRRVTFEYVVVEGENDSNEAVNALAELLKNVTCKINLIPVNACSSRFLSAPTDRKINELAQKLLSRGLFVTIRKSRGQDISGACGQLSSTKLNLTKC; encoded by the coding sequence ATGAAAAACCAACGGCCATCATTCACGAACCTTACATTATCCGAAGTACAGGAAGCATTTGCTTCCATGGGAGAACCGGCGTTTCGGTGGAAGCAGGTGGTGAAATGGGTATATCAGAAAAGAATTGCGTGCTTTGATGACATGACCAATGTCGCAAAAAAGAGCAGAAGGCTTCTTGATCAAAGGTTTTCCCTTTCTAAATTACCGGTTTCTAATCGTGTGGTCTCCAGGTACAAGGATGCAGTCAAGTTTGGATTTACTCTTTCCGACGGTGCGGTTATTGAAAGCGTCCTACTCTATGATAAGAATCGAAGAACTATATGCGTTTCTTCTCAGCTTGGATGCGGCTTAGGATGTACATTCTGCGAAACAGGGACAATGGGATTTATTCGCAATTTAAGTCAGGGAGAAATTCTGGGCCAGATAATTGGAACTAACGATTATCTGGATTCACAAGGCGATAAATCAATAACCAATATCGTATTCATGGGTATGGGGGAGGCGCTCTCCAATTATGCCAATTTCCGGTCGGCGGTTGAGATTATAATGAATGAAAATGGGTTTGGTCTTGGAGGACGGAAAATTACGGTTTCCACTGCCGGAGTGGTACCTTCAATAGAAAAACTGCTGAAAGAGGGTTTGAATCTGGGGCTGGCAATTTCGCTTAACAGCTATAATAATGAAAAAAGAAGCAGAATTATGCCTGTCAACACAACCTATCCCCTTGAATCGGTAATAAAAGCTGCCCAAAAATATTTTGATAGAACCGGGCGGCGGGTAACATTCGAGTATGTTGTTGTTGAAGGAGAAAATGACAGCAATGAAGCGGTTAATGCATTAGCCGAATTATTGAAAAATGTTACCTGCAAAATTAATCTTATTCCTGTTAATGCATGTTCATCCCGTTTTCTATCCGCCCCAACCGATAGAAAAATCAATGAATTAGCTCAAAAACTCCTTTCCCGTGGGCTTTTTGTTACAATCCGCAAAAGTAGAGGACAGGATATCAGCGGAGCCTGTGGCCAACTCAGTTCAACAAAGCTTAATCTCACAAAGTGCTAA